The proteins below are encoded in one region of Pseudoduganella armeniaca:
- the rpsD gene encoding 30S ribosomal protein S4 — protein sequence MARYIGPKAKLSRREGTDLFLKSARRSLDSKCKLDVKPGQHGVKSGARTSDYGNQLREKQKVKRMYGILERQFRRYFAEADRRKGNTGETLLSLLETRLDNVAYRMGFGSTRAEARQLVSHKAFTVNGNVVNIASYAVKVGDVIAVREKAKKQTRIVEALSLAEQVGMPAWVSVDSKKMEGTFKSLPERSEIANDVNESLIVELYSR from the coding sequence CACTGACCTGTTCCTGAAGAGCGCCCGTCGCTCGCTGGATTCCAAGTGCAAACTGGACGTCAAGCCAGGCCAGCACGGCGTCAAGTCGGGTGCCCGCACCTCCGACTACGGCAACCAGCTGCGCGAAAAGCAGAAGGTCAAGCGTATGTACGGCATCCTGGAGCGTCAGTTCCGCCGCTACTTCGCCGAAGCCGACCGTCGCAAGGGCAACACCGGTGAGACGCTGCTGTCCCTGCTGGAAACCCGTCTGGACAACGTCGCCTACCGCATGGGCTTCGGCTCGACCCGCGCTGAAGCGCGTCAGCTGGTCTCGCACAAAGCCTTCACCGTGAACGGCAACGTCGTGAACATCGCTTCCTACGCCGTCAAAGTCGGCGACGTCATCGCCGTGCGCGAAAAGGCCAAGAAGCAGACCCGTATCGTCGAAGCGCTGTCGCTGGCCGAACAAGTCGGCATGCCGGCATGGGTATCCGTGGATTCCAAGAAAATGGAAGGCACGTTCAAGTCCCTGCCAGAGCGTAGCGAAATCGCCAACGACGTCAACGAATCGCTGATCGTCGAACTGTACTCGCGTTAA